One genomic segment of Podarcis raffonei isolate rPodRaf1 chromosome 7, rPodRaf1.pri, whole genome shotgun sequence includes these proteins:
- the IRX2 gene encoding iroquois-class homeodomain protein IRX-2 isoform X2: protein MSYPQGYLYQPPGSLALYSCPAYGASALAAPRSEELARSSSGSAFSPYPGSAAFTAQAAATGFSSPLQYSTDPATGFPSYMGSPYDAHATGMSGAISYHPYGSPAYPYQLNDPAYRKNATRDATATLKAWLQEHRKNPYPTKGEKIMLAIITKMTLTQVSTWFANARRRLKKENKMTWAPRNKSEDEDEDLDAGGGGIRGKEEEALPSDKGRDSNETSAEDEGISLQVDSLTDHSCSAESDGEKAPCGAGDPLCESGSECKDKYEEIDEDEDDVEEEEDDDEEEEDDEEAAADRGLPSKPVTSSPLTGVEAPLLGHPHAEDSARNANKAALDARMAPTAASQTTPASKPKLWSLAEIATSDLKHPQHHHHHPHHPHNLGQSCQPSVPPSSTPHNAAYSPSSLLGRHIYYTSPFYSNYTNYGNFNALQGQGILRYNSATVASSEGLSQTVLSSGGGGGSSSVHKQGSENSLKTIASHLEQHYKPSNPDSKKDPTEVCTVGLQPYL from the exons ATGTCCTACCCTCAGGGCTACCTCTACCAGCCCCCGGGCTCGCTGGCGCTCTACTCGTGCCCGGCTTACGGGGCGTCGGCGCTGGCGGCGCCCCGGAGCGAAGAGCTGGCCAGGTCGTCTTCGGGCTCGGCGTTCAGCCCTTACCCCGGATCCGCCGCCTTCACCGCCCAAGCGGCGGCCACCGGCTTCAGCAGCCCGCTCCAGTACTCCACCGACCCGGCCACGGGATTCCCCTCCTACATG GGCTCCCCTTACGATGCCCACGCGACGGGCATGAGCGGGGCCATCAGCTACCACCCTTACGGTAGCCCAGCCTACCCCTACCAGCTGAACGACCCCGCTTACCGCAAGAACGCCACGCGGGACGCCACGGCCACGCTGAAGGCCTGGCTGCAGGAGCACCGCAAGAACCCCTACCCGACCAAAGGCGAGAAGATCATGCTGGCCATCATCACCAAGATGACCCTCACGCAGGTCTCCACCTGGTTCGCCAACGCCAGGAGGAGGCTCAAGAAGGAGAACAAGATGACCTGGGCGCCGCGCAACAAGAGCGAGGACGAGGACGAGGACCTCGACGCCGGCGGCGGCGGGATCCGCGGCAAGGAAGAGGAGGCGCTGCCGTCGGACAAAGGCCGGGACAGCAACGAGACGTCGGCCGAGGATGAAG GGATCAGCTTGCAGGTGGACTCGCTCACCGACCACTCCTGCTCGGCCGAATCGGACGGCGAGAAGGCCCCTTGCGGCGCCGGGGACCCGCTCTGCGAGTCCGGCTCGGAGTGCAAGGACAAGTACGAGGAGATCGACGAGGACGAGGACGAcgtcgaggaggaggaggacgacgacgaggaggaggaggacgacgagGAGGCAGCGGCGGACAGGGGTCTCCCCTCCAAGCCCGTCACCTCCTCCCCTCTCACCGGGGTGGAAGCCCCTCTGCTGGGTCACCCGCACGCCGAGGACTCCGCGCGCAACGCCAACAAAGCCGCTTTGGACGCCCGCATGGCCCCGACGGCGGCTTCGCAAACCACGCCGGCCAGCAAGCCCAAGCTGTGGTCGCTGGCGGAAATCGCCACCTCGGACCTTAAGCacccccagcaccaccaccaccacccgcacCACCCGCACAACCTGGGCCAGAGCTGCCAGCCGTCGGTGCCGCCCTCTTCCACCCCGCACAACGCTGCCTACTCGCCCTCCTCTCTCCTGGGGAGGCATATTTATTACACCTCGCCTTTTTATAGCAACTACACAAACTATGGGAACTTCAACGCCCTCCAGGGTCAGGGCATCCTGAGGTACAACTCAGCCACGGTGGCCTCCAGCGAGGGGCTAAGTCAGACGGTCTTAAGcagcggcggcggaggcggcagtAGCTCGGTGCACAAGCAGGGCTCGGAGAACTCTTTGAAAACCATCGCGAGCCACCTAGAACAACATTACAAGCCTTCCAATCCAGACTCCAAAAAGG ACCCCACTGAAGTGTGCACAGTAGGACTACAACCATACCTATAG
- the IRX2 gene encoding iroquois-class homeodomain protein IRX-2 isoform X1, producing the protein MSYPQGYLYQPPGSLALYSCPAYGASALAAPRSEELARSSSGSAFSPYPGSAAFTAQAAATGFSSPLQYSTDPATGFPSYMGSPYDAHATGMSGAISYHPYGSPAYPYQLNDPAYRKNATRDATATLKAWLQEHRKNPYPTKGEKIMLAIITKMTLTQVSTWFANARRRLKKENKMTWAPRNKSEDEDEDLDAGGGGIRGKEEEALPSDKGRDSNETSAEDEGEGGTGWFRGAGRQVMGLHGALQPDPVQVYLGVQWGLLGGISLQVDSLTDHSCSAESDGEKAPCGAGDPLCESGSECKDKYEEIDEDEDDVEEEEDDDEEEEDDEEAAADRGLPSKPVTSSPLTGVEAPLLGHPHAEDSARNANKAALDARMAPTAASQTTPASKPKLWSLAEIATSDLKHPQHHHHHPHHPHNLGQSCQPSVPPSSTPHNAAYSPSSLLGRHIYYTSPFYSNYTNYGNFNALQGQGILRYNSATVASSEGLSQTVLSSGGGGGSSSVHKQGSENSLKTIASHLEQHYKPSNPDSKKDPTEVCTVGLQPYL; encoded by the exons ATGTCCTACCCTCAGGGCTACCTCTACCAGCCCCCGGGCTCGCTGGCGCTCTACTCGTGCCCGGCTTACGGGGCGTCGGCGCTGGCGGCGCCCCGGAGCGAAGAGCTGGCCAGGTCGTCTTCGGGCTCGGCGTTCAGCCCTTACCCCGGATCCGCCGCCTTCACCGCCCAAGCGGCGGCCACCGGCTTCAGCAGCCCGCTCCAGTACTCCACCGACCCGGCCACGGGATTCCCCTCCTACATG GGCTCCCCTTACGATGCCCACGCGACGGGCATGAGCGGGGCCATCAGCTACCACCCTTACGGTAGCCCAGCCTACCCCTACCAGCTGAACGACCCCGCTTACCGCAAGAACGCCACGCGGGACGCCACGGCCACGCTGAAGGCCTGGCTGCAGGAGCACCGCAAGAACCCCTACCCGACCAAAGGCGAGAAGATCATGCTGGCCATCATCACCAAGATGACCCTCACGCAGGTCTCCACCTGGTTCGCCAACGCCAGGAGGAGGCTCAAGAAGGAGAACAAGATGACCTGGGCGCCGCGCAACAAGAGCGAGGACGAGGACGAGGACCTCGACGCCGGCGGCGGCGGGATCCGCGGCAAGGAAGAGGAGGCGCTGCCGTCGGACAAAGGCCGGGACAGCAACGAGACGTCGGCCGAGGATGAAGGTGAGGGAGGAACAGGCTGGTTTCGTGGGGCAGGGAGGCAGGTCATGGGCCTGCATGGAGCCCTGCAGCCCGACCCGGTGCAGGTCTACCtcggagttcagtggggcttactcggAG GGATCAGCTTGCAGGTGGACTCGCTCACCGACCACTCCTGCTCGGCCGAATCGGACGGCGAGAAGGCCCCTTGCGGCGCCGGGGACCCGCTCTGCGAGTCCGGCTCGGAGTGCAAGGACAAGTACGAGGAGATCGACGAGGACGAGGACGAcgtcgaggaggaggaggacgacgacgaggaggaggaggacgacgagGAGGCAGCGGCGGACAGGGGTCTCCCCTCCAAGCCCGTCACCTCCTCCCCTCTCACCGGGGTGGAAGCCCCTCTGCTGGGTCACCCGCACGCCGAGGACTCCGCGCGCAACGCCAACAAAGCCGCTTTGGACGCCCGCATGGCCCCGACGGCGGCTTCGCAAACCACGCCGGCCAGCAAGCCCAAGCTGTGGTCGCTGGCGGAAATCGCCACCTCGGACCTTAAGCacccccagcaccaccaccaccacccgcacCACCCGCACAACCTGGGCCAGAGCTGCCAGCCGTCGGTGCCGCCCTCTTCCACCCCGCACAACGCTGCCTACTCGCCCTCCTCTCTCCTGGGGAGGCATATTTATTACACCTCGCCTTTTTATAGCAACTACACAAACTATGGGAACTTCAACGCCCTCCAGGGTCAGGGCATCCTGAGGTACAACTCAGCCACGGTGGCCTCCAGCGAGGGGCTAAGTCAGACGGTCTTAAGcagcggcggcggaggcggcagtAGCTCGGTGCACAAGCAGGGCTCGGAGAACTCTTTGAAAACCATCGCGAGCCACCTAGAACAACATTACAAGCCTTCCAATCCAGACTCCAAAAAGG ACCCCACTGAAGTGTGCACAGTAGGACTACAACCATACCTATAG
- the IRX2 gene encoding iroquois-class homeodomain protein IRX-2 isoform X3 → MSGAISYHPYGSPAYPYQLNDPAYRKNATRDATATLKAWLQEHRKNPYPTKGEKIMLAIITKMTLTQVSTWFANARRRLKKENKMTWAPRNKSEDEDEDLDAGGGGIRGKEEEALPSDKGRDSNETSAEDEGEGGTGWFRGAGRQVMGLHGALQPDPVQVYLGVQWGLLGGISLQVDSLTDHSCSAESDGEKAPCGAGDPLCESGSECKDKYEEIDEDEDDVEEEEDDDEEEEDDEEAAADRGLPSKPVTSSPLTGVEAPLLGHPHAEDSARNANKAALDARMAPTAASQTTPASKPKLWSLAEIATSDLKHPQHHHHHPHHPHNLGQSCQPSVPPSSTPHNAAYSPSSLLGRHIYYTSPFYSNYTNYGNFNALQGQGILRYNSATVASSEGLSQTVLSSGGGGGSSSVHKQGSENSLKTIASHLEQHYKPSNPDSKKDPTEVCTVGLQPYL, encoded by the exons ATGAGCGGGGCCATCAGCTACCACCCTTACGGTAGCCCAGCCTACCCCTACCAGCTGAACGACCCCGCTTACCGCAAGAACGCCACGCGGGACGCCACGGCCACGCTGAAGGCCTGGCTGCAGGAGCACCGCAAGAACCCCTACCCGACCAAAGGCGAGAAGATCATGCTGGCCATCATCACCAAGATGACCCTCACGCAGGTCTCCACCTGGTTCGCCAACGCCAGGAGGAGGCTCAAGAAGGAGAACAAGATGACCTGGGCGCCGCGCAACAAGAGCGAGGACGAGGACGAGGACCTCGACGCCGGCGGCGGCGGGATCCGCGGCAAGGAAGAGGAGGCGCTGCCGTCGGACAAAGGCCGGGACAGCAACGAGACGTCGGCCGAGGATGAAGGTGAGGGAGGAACAGGCTGGTTTCGTGGGGCAGGGAGGCAGGTCATGGGCCTGCATGGAGCCCTGCAGCCCGACCCGGTGCAGGTCTACCtcggagttcagtggggcttactcggAG GGATCAGCTTGCAGGTGGACTCGCTCACCGACCACTCCTGCTCGGCCGAATCGGACGGCGAGAAGGCCCCTTGCGGCGCCGGGGACCCGCTCTGCGAGTCCGGCTCGGAGTGCAAGGACAAGTACGAGGAGATCGACGAGGACGAGGACGAcgtcgaggaggaggaggacgacgacgaggaggaggaggacgacgagGAGGCAGCGGCGGACAGGGGTCTCCCCTCCAAGCCCGTCACCTCCTCCCCTCTCACCGGGGTGGAAGCCCCTCTGCTGGGTCACCCGCACGCCGAGGACTCCGCGCGCAACGCCAACAAAGCCGCTTTGGACGCCCGCATGGCCCCGACGGCGGCTTCGCAAACCACGCCGGCCAGCAAGCCCAAGCTGTGGTCGCTGGCGGAAATCGCCACCTCGGACCTTAAGCacccccagcaccaccaccaccacccgcacCACCCGCACAACCTGGGCCAGAGCTGCCAGCCGTCGGTGCCGCCCTCTTCCACCCCGCACAACGCTGCCTACTCGCCCTCCTCTCTCCTGGGGAGGCATATTTATTACACCTCGCCTTTTTATAGCAACTACACAAACTATGGGAACTTCAACGCCCTCCAGGGTCAGGGCATCCTGAGGTACAACTCAGCCACGGTGGCCTCCAGCGAGGGGCTAAGTCAGACGGTCTTAAGcagcggcggcggaggcggcagtAGCTCGGTGCACAAGCAGGGCTCGGAGAACTCTTTGAAAACCATCGCGAGCCACCTAGAACAACATTACAAGCCTTCCAATCCAGACTCCAAAAAGG ACCCCACTGAAGTGTGCACAGTAGGACTACAACCATACCTATAG